From Bos javanicus breed banteng chromosome 5, ARS-OSU_banteng_1.0, whole genome shotgun sequence, the proteins below share one genomic window:
- the LOC133248859 gene encoding olfactory receptor 6C2-like — translation MRNHTPVFSFILQGLTDNLQMQILTFIFLLITYMLNIIGNLVIITLILVDSHLKTAMYFFLQNFSFLEISFTSACIPRFLYSILTGDRTITYNACLSQLFFTYMFGVTEFFLLATMSYDRYVAICKPLHYMTIMNHRFCKMLTFCCWITTFLIVFPPFCLGLNLEFCDSVIDHFFCDFYPLLKISCSDPWFMEEITLVCCVLIFIMTLTCVVLSYICIIRTVLRFPSAKQRTKAFSTCSSHFIVVSITYGSCIFVYIKPSSKDEVTINKQVVILTTSISPMLNPFIYTLRNKQVKQAFKDLLKRILLVSKN, via the coding sequence ATGAGAAACCACACACCAGTATTCAGTTTCATCCTCCAGGGATTAACAGATAACCTACAAATGCAGATTTTGACTTTTATATTTCTACTCATCACATACATGTTGAATATAATTGGAAACCTGGTCATCATAACCCTCATATTAGTGGATTCTCACCTTAAAACTGCGATGTacttttttctccaaaatttttCCTTCTTAGAAATCTCATTCACTTCTGCCTGCATTCCTAGATTcttatatagtatattaacaggAGACAGGACCATTACTTATAATGCTTGCCTGTCCCAActattttttacatatatgtttGGTGTAACAGAATTCTTTCTCTTGGCCACCATGTCCTATGATCGCTATGTAGCCATCTGCAAACCCCTGCATTACATGACCATCATGAACCACAGATTCTGCAAAATGCTTACCTTCTGCTGTTGGATAACCACATTCTTAATTGTTTTTCCACCATTTTGCTTGGGACTGAACCTGGAATTCTGTGACTCTGTCATTGATCACTTTTTTTGTGACTTTTATCCACTCCTGAAGATCTCATGCTCAGATCCATGGTTCATGGAAGAGATAACTCTTGTTTGCTGTGTGTTGATATTTATCATGACTCTTACATGTGTTGTTCTGTCCTACATATGTATCATCAGAACAGTTCTAAGATTCCCCTCTGCTAAGCAAAGGACAAAAGCTTTTTCCACCTGTTCTTCCCACTTTATTGTGGTTTCTATCACCTATGGCAGCTGCATCTTTGTCTATATCAAACCTTCATCAAAAGATGAAGTGACTATTAATAAGCAAGTAGTAATACTTACAACTTCCATTTCCCCCATGTTAAACCCATTTATTTATACTCTGAGGAACAAACAAGTGAAACAAGCATTTAAAGATTTACTCAAAAGAATTCTACTGGTCTCAAAGAACTAA